DNA sequence from the Ornithorhynchus anatinus isolate Pmale09 chromosome X4, mOrnAna1.pri.v4, whole genome shotgun sequence genome:
CGGCctgggaggcccccccccccgccacccgagggacggggaccgggtggGCCTCGCCCGATCGACTCGTGCCCGCCCCGGGGGCCCGCGCTCGttagaggagcggcgcggcggagtggatggagcccgggcctgagagtcggaaggtcacgggttctaatcccgccgcgcCGGTCGgcccgccgcgtgaccctgggcgagtcccttcgcgtctctgggcctcgggcacctcgtctgtaaaacggggatcgggaacgtgagccccgcgtggggcaaggactgcgcCCGACCCGCTCTTCTCGCATCCGTCCCGGCGCTTGATACGGGGCCCGGCGCGTAGTAGGCGCGTAACGGGTGccgacgtcgtcgtcgtcgtcattcgGTGTTCCGCAGGTGACCGCGATCGCGATCGTCGCTGCGTCCCGAGCTTTCGCTGTGAGGAGCTCGCCTGCctagcctccccccacccttccgaAACAGCGAGGTAGGAGAGTTCCGCGTGGGTCTTTCGTGTGTCCTGGGTGTCCGTGTTCGTGTCTACGCACGGACGTGCGAGGGTCGCCGGGAGCCACGGCCCGTTCGGCGGCCCCTAGGCCGACCGGGCGGACCGAGAACGAAGCGCGCCCTCCCGGAGTCCGAGGGTTTGGAaccagctcgtcgtgggcgggggatgcGCCTGCTGCTGgtagtgttgtcctctcccaagcgcttagtacggcgctctgcacacggtaagtgctcaataagtaccactggatGAATGAGTGGACGAAGAGGAGCCTCCGACCGGAGGGGCCGAGGAAACACCCACGGGTGTCGGGGCTGGGCGGCGAGTTGTAGCCGGCCACCCGGGGacggaaagaagagaagaaaatggggcccggggaggccgttcggcctagcggaaagagctcgggcctgggttctgatcgtgactttgggcgagtcacctcacgcCCCCGTGCTTCGGTTTGCTCATCTGAAAGAGGGGGATTCGGTGCTAGTTCTCCTGTCAGCCCCGTGTCTCGGGAACTGTGTCTCGGTGCTCAGAGCGgcgtttggcacctagtaggtgcttggcACCCCTACCGTTAGGGTGTCCGCCTGCACCGGATGCCCCCGCCTGAAAaacgggggagggtggggacagggaagagCCAGGGGGAGGGTGAATCTGCGTACGGTTCCGGAGCTTCCAGGGCCCTGCTCGAGCGGGTGTTCGGGGACTACAGGGTGAGGCtggcggtggggggggaggagcagaggctccAGAGGGGCCCACGTTGTGAGTGTGAGTGCCGCCTCTTCCCGGGCGGTGGGAACGGCATCTTCGGAGGGGACCGGATAATGATGACGAAGACTCATCACGGCACCCGtcaagcgctcaccgcgtgccgggCTTCCTTCCCGAAGGCTGGGTTGGATTCGATAatcacggtgtttgttaagtgcgcaACGGCATCCGTttaaacactgactgtgtgccagccgctgtactaagcgccggggtggatacgggcaagtcaggttggacccggtccctggcccacggcggggctcacggtctagatccccattttacagacgaggcccagagaagcgaagtgactcgcccaagtcaaacagcagacaagcggtggagccgggattggaacccgtgaccccctgactcctaggcccgggctctatccactccagcccGCCGCTTCCcgttgaacgctcactgtgcgtCGGGCCCCGTAGTCGGCGCCGGATGTGAGATGAGGGCCGAGTGATGAAACGGCTGAGGATTTCCCCACCGGCCTTAGGCCGTGCCATCCCAGACCGGGTCTTCGTAGCACAGTGACCGGAGAATTCCCTGGCGGGATTAAAAACCGATCTGGTTCTCCCGAAGGTCAGGGAAACAACTGAGGCGCGAGTGAGGGTGGGGACTGAAGCAATGGGTTCGGTCACGGGCCCTGGCTGGATTTTCCAGCGACTTGTCATCCTCCTCCCGTCCACGTGCGGGTCATCGACGtgtggcgggaggggggaagcgggcgggcgggggggggggggtccgtccgCACGGCCGTCGGCGGGATTTAAACACCCCTCGCTGAGCGTTTCTACTTCCGTTGGCTCGAGTTGACGCGCTGGCGTGTGGAGGCGGCAATCTGTGTGCGTCtgatggaggggaagaggctcGCCTGTGGAAATCCGGGAGCTGTCGGTTGGCGTCCGAGGGCGGGCGGTCGTGGATCCGCGTTTGTGCTTACGTGTGGGTGTGCGGTGGGCCCTGGGGGAGAGCGTACTCCTCGGCCGGAAGGTACGACAGCACGGTGGacggtgacgttccctgcccacggcgagcttacggtctagagggacgagaTGGTGAGCACGTCCGTCGAACGGTGGTATTaggcgcttcccgggtgcagagcccgGACCTGAGGCCCTGGGAGGGtacggtgatgataataatgtcggtatttgttaagcgcttactaggcgcagagcaccgttctaagcgctgggggggatacggggtcatcgggcggtcccacgtgaggctccccgtcttcatccccgttcgacagatgagggaactgaggcacagagaagtgaggtcacacagctgccgagcggcggagccgggattcgaacccatgacctccgactcccaagcccgcgctctttccgctgagctacgctgcttctcgagagagTGAGTCGACCCCATCCTGCTCTCCCCGTTTACAATCCGTCCCAGAGGTGACGccacggggttgggggggggggggggtggaggaattAAGTCAGGgtggccttcctggaggagatgggactttgaGGCCGGAGAAGGCGGTGGTCGGCCAGCTGTGAACGGGGAGGGCGGGAGCAGGGGGTGGAAGGCCAGCGAGGTGAGGCCGAGGGGCAGTGAGCAGGTCGAGGTTGGAtggcggggagagccggggtgcggcaggagaggggtgaggaTGAGTCGGGGTGAAGAGATCCGTTGGGCGCGGGCGGCGCCGCCGTGTGCGTTCAGTGATTCGAGTGCCTTGCTTCTTTCTATGTCCGGTGTTGAGATTCACGTGTCCGCCTGTATTTTTCATGCCGTTCGTTgggcgcttacgaggtgccgggTCCCGctactgagccccggggtagtTGCACGCTAACCtggtgggacccggtccctggcccgcgtgggctcgcagtcttcacctccattgtATACGACATGCCGCGGCCGgctctccctgtctccaaagcctcattcaagtcccatctcctcccagaggccttccctaagctcgcattttccctactccctctcccgtcaCCCATGTACTTGGACCGGTACCTTTTAAGTACTCGCCTTCACCTTCAGCCCCTCGACACTTACACACATTTCCACACCTGTGTCTGTAGGTTCTGTTtcgctccgccatctgtctcccccgtttagaccgtgagcccgtcacggggcggggatcgtctctatctgttgccgaactgtccattccaagcgcttagtccagtgctctgtaagcgctcaataaataccatcgaatgaatgaatgaattgtccagaggaggtgaccgaggcccagagaagtgaagccgccGGCCCGTGGTCACCCCgccgccgagtggcggagccgggattcgaacccaggtcctcctgactcccgggcccgggctctagcccttAGGCCGCGTCGCTTCTCTTCCTCGGGGGAGCTTATGTGAGCGCGTGTCTCCGCTGTGGGTTGTTTGAGGGCCGGGGCCGGATCCCGCTTGGATCCgccgcagcggggctcaggggaaagagcccgggcttggcggtcagaggtcatgggttccaatcccggctccgccgcccgtcagccgtgtgaccgtggccgagtcacttcacttctcggtgcctcggttccctcatctggaaaatgggggtgaagacggggagcctcacgggggacaactggattaccctctctctaccccggcgcttagaacagcgctctgcagataGTGATGGGATCGTGTGAGAGACTCGTACTTCCAGCGGCTCACGGGAACAGGCCCCGGCGTCTCGGCTCCGGTCTagctgccctccctcccgcccgcccgccccttcTCTGGCGCTGGCCCGgcacccggccccgggggggggggggggtggtcggaCGAGGCGGGGCGGGCTCCGGGGGCGGCTGGGACCAGACTACCAGCTGGATGCCCGCTAATAGCAGCAGCGGGAGCGGTGAGGGTATTTactattcgatcgtatttattgagcgcttactgtgggccgagcaccgttctgagcacttaagcgcttattatttatCAGGGCTACTGTGTGACGAGCCCCGAACTAAGCCCCGGGACAGGATACGAGGGCAAGCGCCAGATGGGGGCCCTGGCCCCGAAGGGGCTCACGATCCAAGAGTAAGGCCGGGAGGGAGGCTTAGAGCGCGCGGACACAAGCGGCTCGGCGAGGTGGATGGAGcccagttctgggaatcaggaggtcaagggttttattccccagctccgctactctgtcagctgcgtgaccttggccaagtcgcttcccttctctgggcctcagttcccgcatctggaaggTGGGgtcggagacggcgagccccacgcgggcacggggaccgggtccggcccgatctgttcagtacggtgcccggcacgtagtaagggcttaacgcaTACCACGATTCAGACGAAACTTCCTCGCCGTTGGCTTGAAAGGCgtcgatcccctcgccccctcctccctcacctcgctgctctcctactccaacccggcccgcacgcttcgctcctccgatgccaacctcctcgccatccctccatctcgtctctctccctgccgactcctcgcccccgtcctgcctctggcccggaaagccctccccgctcgtatcggacagataattgctctccctccatccgaagccttatggaaggcccatctcctccaagaagccttccccgactaagccctcctctcctcttctccccctcccttctgcgacgccctgactcgctctcctcattcgtcctccctcccggccccacaccacttaggtccagATCTGTCACGTATTTATTCGGCTACTCGCCCCAcccgtccaatccgtcaccgacccctgccggcctcaccttcgcGACATGGCaagctccgccctttcctctccgtccaaactgctacctcgtcaGTCATCCGATCCTGACGGGATGACTCCGGCGGCCtctcttctgacctcccaacctcccgtctctccccgcttcggtctttatttcactccgctgcccggatcgtcttcctgCGGacacgctctgggcgtgtcacccgcctcctcgaaaacctccggtAACCTGCCCGCCGACCGTCGCATGAAGCGAAAACTCACTCTCGGCTTCCAaggcgtacatccccttgcccccctcctacctcgcctcccttctctctttctgccgcccatcccgcacgctccgctcctctgccgcccgcctcctcgccgggcctcgtcctcgcctgccccgccgtcgacccccggcccacgtcctaccaccgtgccgcaacgccctccctcctcacatccgccaaactaactctcttcccctcttccaagccctactgagggttcacctcctccaggaggccttcccagaccgagccccccccccattttccctctgttcctccccctcccctcagctgatcccccttttccctctgctcccctctgctcctcccccttcccctcagcactgtgctcctttgtatatattatttattaccctctttattttgttaatgaggtgtgcgtccccttgattctatttatcgtgatgatgtcgtcttgtttctgtttcgttctgttttgctccgctgtccgactcccccgattagactgtgagcccgtcaccgggcagggatggcctctatccgttgccgaattgtacattccaagcgcttagtccagtgctcggcacatagtaagcgctcaataaatactattgaatgaatgaatgaatgacagtttaTTTATGcatcttaatgtccgtctcccccctagactgtgagctcattgtgggcagggaatgtgactgtcgttggattgtactctcctaagcgctttgcATActctcagcgctcaataaatacggctgaatgaacgtATGAACATACCCACACGCACATATAAATGAATACACACTATTTGCAGGGaatatcgtattgtactttcccgaatgcttaatagagtgttggacgcacagtaagtgctcagtaaataccctcgattaactccacccccccccagcaccccccACACCCCTAAGGCAGAATGCCCATTGCCTGATCTGACTGTAAttgaacccagtgcttagcaaaatgcttggcacctagcaagtgcttaaaaaaatacctcaACCGTCATAAGCGCCCACCCTATTtcgaaccgcccccccccccccccccacatacacatcCTCCTCCCATCTTCTCGATCGGATTTCTTGTTTCATTCCTATCTccgttccctgctcctctccctcactctccgaAGGAAtcggggaagaagggatgggagaggagaggaggcgaGCCAGtggcggggagggtggagggaggtgacGGGAGGGATGGTGAAGCCGATCGCAAAGAGTCCtcagccccggctctgcccccgcaGGGCAACTGTGGGTGTAATTTaccctgtctgggcctcagtttctctgctatatggggggggggcagagggcggcCGGGGTACGGCCCCGTGACACAGTAGTCGGGAGAGCGCTCGGAAGCTCGAGCAGAGAGCCGTTGTTAGGGTTTAGACGGTCATCCTGCGGCAGCCTGGagcccattcattccttcattcgttccttcggtcgtatttatcgagcgctcactgtgcgcgaaGCACTcgtactaggtccttgggagagcacggcggaacaacaaacggacacatctGGCACGAGCCCCGCCGAGGGATCCTCTCCCCCAAGATATCAGGCGCTCGACCTTAACCGGGGATCCGACTCCCCTTTTTCGTTCGGGCGCTCAAATGACGGGTCCCCAAAGTAAAAACCAGACACCGCCGTTAGATTGGAAAGCTTTCTTTTCCACTGAAACAGAGGTtaagcgcgcacacacacacacaggcgcgCGTGAGCTCGTCGTCGTCCCGATTCAAGTCGTGGGTGCGCGGTCTCGGTAGCCAGTGTCGTCTTAGCGCATGGCTTGGGTGGTCCCGCACCGGGCGACGAAGAGGGCcggttctttcccccttttgtcCCTTGTTTTTTGGGGGTCGCGGCTGCTCGGGATTGCCCGCTGTCTTCCGAGACTGCACCCCCCCCCAGGCTTATTCCCCACGGCCCCCGCGCGGCGACCTTTTTCCTGGCCAGCGGGGCGATTTAGCCCCTCCTCGAGCCCTCTGCCAAACCATTCAGTTCCTCTCCAACGGTCCGGGGCCTCCAATCCGCTCCGAAAGATAACGGAGTTTCTCCTCCGCTTCTTCCCTCGGCCTCGTGGCTCCCGAGGTCAAACGATCTACGTGATAAGAGGGagtccgccctcctcccctccagatcGTCCCCGGGCCCGGTCGCTCCCGGGGTCCGATAATACAAGCCGGGGTCACCCCGGCTCGCCCCCAGATTCCCTGGCCGCCGTGAGcccggagaggcagcgtgggccgggagcccgagagtcagaaggacccgggttccgacctTGGGGGCGAGTCACTCGGCTCCTCCGCCTTCGCCTTCGCTCCGGCGCCTGGCGCGCCGTGAGCACTAAACCGCCATCCCGATTACGGGGGTGAGCGTCACTTCGCTtccgtgtcctccctctccctctggggcCGGGCAGAGGCAAGGAGAGGATGCGTCCGTTTAGCGTCGCATCGCGCTCTCCCAGAGCTTATagcgcggtgctccgcacccggtaagcgctcggtaaatacgatcgaacgaaggaCCGTCCcggcacacacacacgcgcgcgcctGGGAATACCAGCCTCGCCTTCCAAGGCGTCACGACCACGGCGACTGCCGCGGGGCTGGACCCAGGAGAccctgggggtcccggggaggaggaggaggaggagggcgggggtcccggggtcctCAGAGGAGGAACAAGGCCAGGGGGACCTGCGGGCTTTCTCTTTCAGGCGCGGGCTCCTGGGCAGAATGACGgtcgccccccggcctcccccgttgCGCGGCCCGCCCGTCCCCGTCGCCCCCCGGACCGCCGCCGCCGGCAGgacctcggcccccgcccccgccgccccaggtGAGTCCGGAGCGGCCCGGCCGCCGGGACCGGTCGAGGGCGGGGCCGCCGCGtcgcggcccgccccgccccccgcgccccccgcccgggccttAGCCAGGAGCCCGGGGCGGCCCCGGCGCCCGCCTCGGTTTCCCGGCGGCTCCCCCGTcagccccgtccctcccccgcctccccccggcagggcccgccgccgccgaggcCTGAGCCGGCCCGCGGGCGCCGCCTCGAAGATGACCCGCACGGACCCGCCGGCCCCGCTGGTGTCCACCGTCTACCCGGACATGAAGCCGTtggcgccgggccccgccgccccggacgGCCGCCCGCCGTGggagcggcccccgccccgccccgccgcccccttcaACAAGCGCCACTGCCGCAGCTTCGACTTCCTGGAGGCCCtggacggggcgggcggggcgggacccccggcggccgccgccccctccccccggcggcccggccctccgggcccggagccccccgggccccgccaccGGGCCCGGGACCGCGACGGCggccgcgcccccggcccccgcccggagcCCCTGCGCCGGCCCCGCTCCAagagcgccccccgccccgccgcccccgcccccgccccggggcggcgCGGCCCCCTCGAGGCCCACCCGTGGCGGgagccccccggcccggtccTGCCCCCGGCGGCCCGCCCGCTGGCCAACGAGGTCCACCCCATCAAGCTGCAGCCGCAGCGCAGCGGGGCCCTgtgcgcccccccggccccgggcccgcccccgctcCAGCCCCCGCCCGTCCCGCACGTCCGCTGCCGGCTGGACGTCAAGCCGGACGAGGAGGTGCTGCGGCAGGCCGagcggggcggcccccggccccggcccccggtcccGGCCCGCACGCCCACGCCCGGCGACTGGCGCCGCCCCGCCGGGgacggacccccgggacccccgggacccacgCAGTTCTTCTACACCGaggcgccccggccccggccctcccccgctcctctccgGGCCGGGCCCTACTACCCGGAGCGCAGCCGGACCTTCCccgcccgggagccccccgcgggcCCGCGccgctcctccttcttcttcttcttctcctcggaggaggaggaggaggaggaggcggcggccggccggccccgggcgcGGGCCGTCCCCCCCCGCGCcgcctcgccctcctccccggcccggtgggcccgccctccggccccgccgccgcccccgccgcctacccgggccggccccccgcgcccggcccgggcccgccgccccttCTCCCGCTCGTGGGACGACCTCCTGGCGCCGCCGGGCCCCCggagggccgggcccccgggccagGGCCGCAGCGCGGAGGAcctggcgggcggcggggagcccCCGCGCCGCCCGCCCGTCGTGGTCACCCTGTCCAGCTCGCCCAAGCGCTACGCGGCGCTGTCGCTGTCGGACAGCTCGCTGGccgagccgggccccggggacggCGGCGCCCGCACCTGGTTCGTCACCCCGGAGATCACCATCACCGACAACGAcctgcgggcccggggcggggggcggccggccggccggggccccggcccggagCAGCTGGACGAGCTCATCGCCGACCTGCTCATCGACGgcgggcccgccgccgcc
Encoded proteins:
- the AJM1 gene encoding apical junction component 1 homolog, coding for MTRTDPPAPLVSTVYPDMKPLAPGPAAPDGRPPWERPPPRPAAPFNKRHCRSFDFLEALDGAGGPPGPRHRARDRDGGRAPGPRPEPLRRPRSKSAPRPAAPAPAPGRRGPLEAHPWREPPGPVLPPAARPLANEVHPIKLQPQRSGALCAPPAPGPPPLQPPPVPHVRCRLDVKPDEEVLRQAERGGPRPRPPVPARTPTPGDWRRPAGDGPPGPPGPTQFFYTEAPRPRPSPAPLRAGPYYPERSRTFPAREPPAGPRRSSFFFFFPARARRPFSRSWDDLLAPPGPRRAGPPGQGRSAEDLAGGGEPPRRPPVVVTLSSSPKRYAALSLSDSSLAEPGPGDGGARTWFVTPEITITDNDLRARGGGRPAGRGPGPEQLDELIADLLIDGGPAAARPPAPRPPDGLTRRLRRLLGEAGPDGRPRGDGDPAAAEEGEEEEGEERRGRARGGSPEPSAAAALMRCSNARCRRPETPFNACLYFKSCHGCPTYYCSRLCRRQDWGLHRESCASGRLGGVCRRLLRFCRASAPVHRAFSRIARLGFLSRGRGVLFLGFPSPGSAENFLRFGLEGLLLSPAYLSLRELGGYADPLGGYGRRLQAAGRRYEPAECFLLNVAVAVAPGSPAPTVRRFARLALAPAAAAPAVAAAHPAAAARPAAAGAPVLDTLILTPPPGTAEPGQEGEAGRRAREVCFIHIQRQLRLRGVCLRRQFPAVYERLCRFVEGGRRFTPTTIYPTDGRTGRPFMCVILAASEPRTLDWVAGDDLLDDLM